One window of Cryobacterium arcticum genomic DNA carries:
- a CDS encoding sugar ABC transporter permease, whose product MTTPTSAPPPAGPEDTAPPTETVRLAAVAADLQDERLIQPHGLGGTLRAFGKRVRSGDIGSLPVVIGLIVIWVAFSLLNPNFLSSTNLVNLTLQCAAVGTISIGIVLVLLLGEIDLSVGSVSGLSAAILAVSFVNLGWPLPVSLLASLLTGVVIGLLYGFLYTRFGVPSFVITLAGLLGFLGLQLWVLGSTGSINIPFDSWIVQFAQQSFLPDWLSYVLVVLTALAYAAQLFVTANRRAAAGLSAVPATSIAVRSVFLLLVLGVPTWYLNQTRGVGAMFLLFLVLVVVMNFFLTRTKWGRSVYAVGGNVEAARRSGINVTGVYLSVFMLCSTFAALGGLLAAGRLAAANQGSGGGDTNLNAIAAAVIGGASLFGGRGSAFSALLGILVIQSISSGLTLLNLDSSIRYMITGAVLLLAVIVDSLSRRTRVSHGRA is encoded by the coding sequence ATGACGACACCAACTTCGGCCCCGCCGCCGGCCGGCCCGGAAGACACGGCTCCGCCCACCGAGACCGTGCGGCTGGCCGCCGTGGCCGCCGACCTGCAGGACGAACGACTGATCCAGCCACATGGCCTGGGCGGCACCCTGCGGGCCTTCGGCAAGCGGGTGCGCTCCGGCGACATCGGCTCGCTACCCGTGGTGATCGGCCTCATTGTGATCTGGGTGGCGTTCTCGCTGCTCAACCCCAACTTCCTCTCCAGCACCAACCTGGTCAACCTCACCCTGCAGTGCGCGGCGGTGGGCACCATCTCCATCGGCATCGTCCTGGTGCTGCTCCTCGGCGAGATCGACCTGTCGGTCGGATCGGTCAGCGGCCTGTCCGCCGCCATCCTCGCCGTGAGTTTCGTCAACCTCGGCTGGCCGCTGCCGGTGTCCCTGTTGGCGTCGCTGCTGACCGGTGTGGTCATCGGGCTGCTCTATGGCTTCCTATACACCCGGTTCGGCGTGCCGAGCTTCGTCATCACCCTCGCCGGGCTGCTCGGTTTCCTGGGTCTGCAACTGTGGGTGCTCGGCTCGACGGGCTCGATCAACATCCCGTTCGACTCCTGGATCGTGCAGTTCGCCCAGCAGTCTTTCCTGCCCGACTGGCTGTCCTATGTGCTTGTGGTGCTCACGGCGCTCGCCTACGCGGCGCAGCTTTTCGTCACCGCCAACCGTCGTGCCGCGGCAGGGCTCTCCGCCGTGCCCGCCACCTCCATCGCGGTGCGGAGCGTGTTCCTGCTCCTGGTGCTCGGGGTGCCCACCTGGTATCTCAACCAGACCCGCGGGGTCGGCGCCATGTTCTTGCTCTTCCTGGTGCTCGTCGTCGTGATGAACTTCTTCCTCACCCGCACCAAGTGGGGCCGTTCGGTGTACGCGGTCGGCGGCAACGTCGAAGCCGCCCGGCGGTCGGGCATCAACGTCACCGGTGTGTACCTGAGCGTGTTCATGCTCTGCTCCACCTTCGCGGCCCTCGGCGGCCTGCTCGCCGCCGGGCGCCTGGCGGCGGCCAACCAGGGCTCCGGCGGCGGCGACACCAACCTCAACGCCATCGCCGCGGCGGTGATCGGCGGGGCCAGCCTCTTCGGCGGCCGGGGCAGTGCGTTCTCCGCCCTCTTGGGGATCCTGGTCATCCAGTCGATCTCCAGCGGGCTCACCCTGCTCAACCTGGACTCCTCGATCCGCTACATGATCACCGGCGCCGTGCTGTTGCTCGCGGTCATCGTCGACTCCCTGTCGCGCCGCACCCGGGTCTCGCACGGTAGAGCCTGA
- a CDS encoding ATP-binding cassette domain-containing protein, whose protein sequence is MSVLSSPAAPADDLVLSLRGIDKNFGAVQALTDIDLDIYAGEVVALVGDNGAGKSTLIKILAGVHPQDGGTISHGGKTVSINNPADSNNLGIATVYQDLALCDNLDVVANLFLGHELGRGTINEVEMEKRSWGLLRQLSARIPSVRIPVASLSGGQRQTVAIARSLIGDPRIVILDEPTAALGVAQTAEVLNLIERLRERGLAVVLISHNMADVQAVADRIVVLRLGRNNGEFRVADVTYEDIIAAITGATDNAVTRRAQARVDSADAAAVAAAGTETDTELPEEERP, encoded by the coding sequence ATGTCTGTGCTTTCCAGCCCTGCGGCCCCCGCCGACGACCTTGTCCTGTCGCTGCGGGGGATCGACAAGAACTTCGGCGCCGTGCAGGCGCTCACCGACATCGACCTCGACATCTACGCGGGCGAGGTGGTCGCCCTCGTCGGTGACAACGGTGCAGGCAAGTCCACCCTGATCAAGATCCTCGCCGGAGTGCACCCGCAAGACGGCGGCACCATCAGCCACGGCGGCAAGACCGTCTCGATCAACAACCCGGCGGACTCCAACAACCTGGGCATCGCCACGGTCTACCAGGACCTGGCGCTCTGCGACAACCTCGACGTTGTCGCCAATCTCTTCCTCGGCCACGAGCTGGGACGCGGCACCATCAACGAGGTCGAGATGGAGAAACGTTCCTGGGGCCTGCTCCGTCAACTCTCCGCCCGCATCCCCTCGGTGCGCATCCCCGTTGCCTCGCTCTCCGGCGGCCAGCGGCAGACCGTGGCCATCGCCCGGTCGCTCATCGGCGATCCGCGCATCGTCATCCTCGACGAACCCACAGCGGCCTTGGGCGTGGCCCAGACCGCCGAGGTGCTCAACCTCATCGAACGCCTCCGCGAACGGGGCTTGGCCGTGGTCCTGATCAGCCACAACATGGCGGATGTTCAGGCCGTCGCCGACCGCATCGTGGTGCTGCGCCTCGGCCGCAACAACGGCGAGTTCAGGGTGGCCGACGTCACCTACGAAGACATCATTGCCGCGATCACCGGCGCCACCGACAATGCCGTCACCAGGCGGGCCCAGGCGCGGGTGGATTCTGCCGACGCCGCTGCCGTGGCCGCGGCGGGGACCGAAACCGACACCGAACTCCCCGAGGAGGAACGGCCATGA
- a CDS encoding sugar ABC transporter substrate-binding protein, translating to MRKPRKRFALLAITVIATTGVLTACTSNGSSSSSSDGGSSGETIKIGLLLPESKTTRYESFDRPLFEDKLTSLGNYEVIYANADQDAAKQQQQAESALTEGVKVLVLDPVDGAAAASIAESAAAQDVPVISYDRLIKSDKVDYYISFDNEQVGVLQGTALVDRLKQDNTTSGLIMINGSPTDANAAEFKKGAHSVIDPSGIPILAEYDTPDWSPDKAQEWAAGQITQFGAEMSGIYAANDGTAGGAIAAVKAAGTEPIPPVTGQDAELAAIQRIVAGDQFMTVYKAIKLEAEKAAEVAHQLAQGDTPSPDTTFQDIPSTLLTPVVVTVDNIQETVIDDGFYTVDEICTAEYADACAAAGLQ from the coding sequence ATGAGAAAACCCAGGAAGAGGTTCGCGCTCCTGGCGATCACAGTGATCGCAACCACGGGCGTTTTGACCGCATGCACGTCCAACGGATCCAGCTCCTCCAGCTCCGACGGGGGCAGCTCCGGCGAGACGATCAAGATCGGCCTGCTCCTCCCTGAATCCAAGACCACCCGCTACGAGAGCTTCGACCGGCCCTTGTTCGAAGACAAGCTGACCTCACTCGGAAACTACGAGGTGATCTACGCCAACGCCGACCAGGATGCCGCCAAGCAGCAGCAGCAGGCGGAGTCAGCGTTGACCGAGGGCGTCAAGGTCCTCGTCCTCGACCCGGTTGACGGGGCGGCAGCGGCGAGCATCGCCGAATCCGCTGCGGCACAGGACGTCCCGGTGATCTCCTACGACCGGCTCATCAAGAGCGACAAGGTCGACTACTACATCTCGTTCGACAACGAACAGGTGGGCGTGCTGCAGGGCACCGCGCTCGTCGACAGGCTCAAGCAGGACAACACGACGTCCGGCCTGATCATGATCAACGGATCGCCGACCGACGCCAACGCGGCCGAGTTCAAGAAGGGCGCGCACTCAGTGATCGATCCGAGCGGCATCCCGATCCTGGCGGAGTACGACACGCCGGACTGGAGCCCGGACAAGGCCCAGGAGTGGGCGGCCGGCCAGATCACCCAGTTCGGCGCCGAGATGTCGGGTATCTACGCGGCGAATGACGGCACGGCCGGCGGTGCGATCGCCGCAGTGAAGGCTGCCGGAACCGAGCCGATCCCGCCCGTGACCGGGCAGGACGCTGAGCTCGCTGCCATCCAGCGCATCGTCGCCGGTGACCAGTTCATGACCGTCTACAAGGCCATCAAGCTCGAGGCCGAGAAGGCGGCCGAGGTTGCCCACCAGTTGGCGCAGGGCGACACCCCGAGCCCGGACACGACCTTCCAGGACATCCCATCCACGCTGCTGACCCCGGTGGTCGTCACCGTCGACAACATTCAGGAGACCGTGATCGATGACGGTTTCTACACCGTCGACGAGATCTGCACGGCTGAGTACGCCGACGCGTGCGCAGCGGCCGGACTCCAGTAG
- a CDS encoding ROK family transcriptional regulator has product MSSRGNPGSQSSLREANRARIVDAITHHGALTQVELAAVTGLSPATVSNIVKEQAAAGVLQTAPTSRSGRRAVRVTLARELGLVVGLHVSNRQLRVALADAGHQVLAERMLPLARDHRADSELDRVMLLIQDMAESVGAGLTEVLAVGVGLAAPVDPRTGIIATRGLLRGWDGVPVAQELEARLHRPVFVDNEANLGALGEYRMGAARGIRQAAYLRVSHGVGAGLIVDGRVYRGGSGKAGEIGHLTLDEQGLVCRCGNRGCLETLVGASALAARFPAAHGEVRLRDILLRAEAGEARARRVIADAGRHLGIALAGLSNLVDPHRIVVGGELAEAGELLLSPLRHALERSTLATQAGVPEVVKGELGERAEVLGAVLFAIDRAEITAGRPGELRRTLPAGPTPDILPGIGPFGPGETAEITVDRGGLAS; this is encoded by the coding sequence GTGAGCAGCCGCGGCAATCCCGGGTCGCAGTCATCCCTGCGAGAGGCCAATCGCGCGCGCATCGTCGACGCGATCACTCACCACGGCGCTCTCACCCAGGTCGAACTGGCCGCCGTGACCGGGCTGTCGCCGGCTACGGTCTCCAACATCGTCAAGGAGCAGGCCGCCGCCGGGGTACTGCAGACCGCACCCACCTCACGCAGCGGCCGCCGGGCGGTGCGGGTCACGCTTGCCCGTGAACTGGGCCTGGTGGTGGGGCTGCACGTGTCGAACCGGCAGCTGCGGGTGGCCCTGGCCGACGCCGGGCACCAGGTGCTGGCCGAACGGATGCTACCGCTCGCCCGCGACCACCGCGCCGACAGCGAACTCGACCGGGTGATGCTGCTCATCCAGGACATGGCCGAGTCGGTGGGCGCGGGGCTGACCGAGGTGCTCGCGGTGGGAGTGGGCCTGGCAGCGCCGGTGGATCCGCGCACCGGCATCATCGCCACCCGTGGGCTCCTCCGCGGCTGGGACGGTGTTCCCGTCGCGCAGGAGCTGGAGGCCCGGCTGCACCGGCCGGTCTTCGTCGACAACGAAGCCAACCTCGGCGCCCTCGGCGAGTACCGCATGGGAGCGGCGCGGGGCATCCGCCAGGCTGCCTATCTGCGCGTCTCGCACGGCGTCGGAGCGGGGCTGATCGTGGACGGCCGGGTGTACCGCGGCGGCAGCGGCAAGGCCGGTGAGATCGGGCATCTCACCCTCGACGAGCAGGGGCTCGTGTGCCGCTGCGGCAACCGCGGCTGCCTGGAGACCCTGGTGGGGGCATCCGCGCTCGCGGCCCGGTTTCCGGCCGCGCACGGCGAGGTGAGATTGCGCGACATCCTGCTGCGCGCCGAGGCCGGCGAGGCCCGCGCCCGACGGGTGATCGCCGACGCGGGCCGGCACCTTGGCATCGCGCTGGCGGGCCTGAGCAACCTCGTCGACCCGCACCGCATCGTGGTGGGCGGCGAGCTGGCCGAAGCCGGCGAACTGCTCCTCAGCCCATTGCGGCACGCGTTGGAGCGCTCCACCCTTGCCACCCAGGCTGGCGTGCCCGAGGTGGTCAAGGGCGAGTTGGGGGAGCGCGCAGAGGTGCTCGGCGCGGTGCTGTTCGCCATCGACCGGGCGGAGATCACGGCCGGCCGGCCGGGGGAGCTGCGCCGCACCCTGCCGGCGGGCCCGACCCCCGACATCCTGCCCGGAATCGGCCCGTTCGGGCCTGGGGAAACCGCTGAAATCACCGTGGACAGGGGCGGCCTGGCCTCTTGA
- a CDS encoding DUF2975 domain-containing protein — protein sequence MWSALTVLLIAVLGVAVLVQVWVLPAAVATVVATFPVVTPIALPGVIWGVLAIACWEAIAVIGLRLVALARGQRLERALRGWLRAIVGCLLVFVLLVAAAFIALNVLEYATPGLMFALLGSGLLAVVAAAAVLHLGARPAPLV from the coding sequence ATGTGGTCCGCGCTGACGGTGCTGCTCATCGCCGTTCTCGGTGTGGCCGTGTTGGTGCAAGTGTGGGTGCTGCCGGCTGCCGTGGCCACGGTGGTCGCCACCTTCCCCGTTGTGACGCCGATCGCGCTGCCCGGAGTGATCTGGGGCGTGCTCGCCATCGCCTGCTGGGAGGCCATCGCCGTCATCGGCCTGAGACTGGTGGCGCTCGCCAGGGGCCAGCGGCTCGAGCGGGCGCTCCGGGGCTGGCTGCGCGCCATCGTGGGTTGCCTGCTGGTGTTCGTGCTGCTCGTGGCCGCGGCCTTCATCGCGCTGAACGTGCTGGAGTATGCGACGCCGGGGCTGATGTTCGCGCTGCTCGGCAGCGGCCTCCTGGCCGTGGTCGCGGCAGCCGCAGTCCTTCATCTGGGAGCAAGACCCGCACCGCTGGTGTGA
- a CDS encoding Asp23/Gls24 family envelope stress response protein — MANEDVRPTAPTVASPAGARVDRPESRTAASVSGEAHGKNTISDNVVSKVAGIAAREVPGVFALGGGASRALGAIRGAVGQDDLSQGIKVEVGETQAAVDITIVVEYPAPIQQVADAVRTQVTNAITNLVGLDVVEVNVAVNDVHLPTDDQDEQAEARVS; from the coding sequence ATGGCTAACGAAGACGTCCGCCCCACCGCCCCCACCGTTGCGAGCCCCGCCGGCGCGCGCGTGGATCGGCCGGAGTCCCGCACCGCGGCCTCCGTGAGCGGCGAAGCCCACGGCAAGAACACCATCTCCGACAACGTCGTGTCCAAGGTCGCCGGCATCGCTGCCCGTGAGGTCCCCGGCGTATTCGCGCTGGGCGGCGGAGCGTCCCGTGCCCTTGGCGCCATCCGCGGTGCGGTCGGCCAGGACGACCTGAGCCAGGGCATCAAGGTTGAAGTGGGCGAGACCCAGGCCGCCGTCGACATCACCATCGTGGTGGAGTACCCCGCGCCGATCCAGCAGGTGGCCGACGCCGTGCGCACCCAGGTCACCAACGCCATCACCAACCTGGTGGGCCTGGACGTCGTCGAGGTCAACGTGGCTGTCAACGACGTCCACCTGCCCACCGACGACCAGGACGAACAGGCTGAGGCTCGCGTCTCATGA
- a CDS encoding DUF2273 domain-containing protein: protein MSASVTGIAVGAVLAFAILVFGFWGFLLVAVFMAIGLLIGRILDGKLDPRGLANALSGKRTS from the coding sequence ATGAGTGCATCAGTCACCGGCATCGCCGTCGGCGCCGTTCTCGCGTTCGCGATCCTCGTCTTCGGCTTCTGGGGATTCCTTCTCGTGGCCGTGTTCATGGCCATCGGCCTCCTGATCGGGCGGATCCTCGACGGAAAGCTCGACCCGCGCGGGCTCGCGAACGCGCTGAGTGGAAAACGAACCTCCTGA
- a CDS encoding SDR family NAD(P)-dependent oxidoreductase, protein MNNPMIVLVTGGNKGIGREITAQLAALGHTVVIGARSLDRGEATAAQLRLTGGDVTAVALDVTDPATVAAAAATIRGKFGRLDALVNNAGISHQPGADFAGQVPRFADVNHVRSVFETNVFGVITVTSAFLPLLRLSTTPRIVNVSSSAGSLASISDFANTDPIALGYVPSKTALTAVTMMYARDLVSEGILVNAVCPGFVATDLNNHRGIRTPAEGAASAVRMATIEAGGPTGTFTDDQGPVAW, encoded by the coding sequence ATGAACAACCCCATGATCGTTCTGGTCACCGGTGGCAACAAAGGCATCGGTCGCGAAATCACCGCCCAACTGGCCGCGCTCGGCCACACCGTGGTGATCGGCGCCCGCAGCCTGGACCGCGGAGAAGCGACCGCAGCACAACTGCGGTTGACCGGAGGAGACGTCACGGCCGTGGCCCTCGACGTCACGGACCCGGCAACAGTCGCGGCCGCGGCGGCGACGATCCGCGGAAAGTTCGGTCGCCTGGACGCTCTGGTCAACAACGCCGGAATCAGCCACCAGCCCGGGGCCGACTTCGCCGGGCAGGTGCCGCGCTTCGCCGACGTGAACCACGTCCGCTCGGTATTCGAGACCAACGTCTTCGGGGTCATCACCGTCACGAGCGCCTTCCTGCCCTTGCTGCGGCTCTCGACGACTCCCCGAATCGTCAATGTGTCCAGCAGCGCAGGCTCATTGGCATCGATCTCCGACTTCGCCAACACCGATCCCATCGCGCTGGGCTACGTCCCGTCCAAGACCGCGCTGACCGCGGTGACCATGATGTACGCCAGGGACCTGGTCAGTGAGGGGATCCTGGTCAACGCCGTCTGCCCCGGCTTCGTTGCCACCGACCTGAACAACCATCGCGGTATCCGAACCCCCGCAGAGGGTGCCGCTTCGGCGGTGCGAATGGCCACGATCGAGGCAGGCGGCCCCACCGGGACCTTCACCGACGATCAGGGGCCGGTTGCCTGGTAG
- a CDS encoding AraC family transcriptional regulator, whose protein sequence is MATDRLSEVLDLIEVRSVVSGGSAVRGRWRTHSSISDDLKFIAVVRGSASLTTNGADRAELVAGDVAILNGRSWLTLEGGDREGEPVTVLPPSAGSTISDADAAADDVDILIGGRVELNPTGKDLLLRALPAVAHVGATSAVGAHLRGHVQRLFSEIVAGRVGADFAIRQYGQLLVLDVVRGFMQNADMPAGWLKVLTDERLRPALDMIHEQPARSWGLEDLARASSMSRTTFAERFRAAAGTPPLAYLISWRMLLAQRELRSGDTRVGALARELGYSSESAFSTAFKRHVGEAPLAYRTRMSAASAQRKA, encoded by the coding sequence ATGGCAACGGATCGACTGTCCGAGGTTCTGGACCTCATCGAGGTACGAAGCGTGGTCTCCGGCGGCTCAGCGGTGCGCGGGCGCTGGCGGACGCACAGCTCCATCAGCGATGACCTGAAATTCATCGCGGTGGTCCGCGGCAGCGCATCATTGACCACCAACGGCGCCGACAGGGCAGAGCTCGTCGCCGGGGATGTCGCGATCCTGAACGGCCGCTCGTGGCTCACCCTGGAGGGAGGCGACAGAGAAGGCGAACCCGTCACAGTACTGCCACCATCCGCGGGCTCGACCATCAGCGATGCCGACGCCGCCGCAGACGACGTCGATATCCTCATCGGGGGCCGGGTCGAGCTGAACCCCACGGGCAAGGATCTGCTGCTGCGCGCACTCCCTGCCGTCGCCCACGTCGGGGCGACCAGCGCGGTGGGTGCGCACCTGCGCGGCCACGTGCAGCGCCTCTTCTCGGAAATCGTGGCCGGCAGGGTCGGCGCCGATTTCGCCATCCGCCAGTACGGACAGCTGCTGGTCCTCGATGTCGTGCGCGGCTTCATGCAAAACGCCGACATGCCCGCGGGGTGGCTGAAGGTACTCACCGATGAACGGCTCCGGCCTGCCCTGGACATGATCCATGAGCAACCGGCGCGGAGTTGGGGTCTTGAGGACCTCGCCCGCGCGTCATCGATGTCGCGCACCACGTTCGCAGAGCGCTTCCGGGCCGCGGCCGGCACCCCACCCCTGGCGTATCTCATCAGCTGGCGGATGCTCCTGGCCCAACGAGAGCTCCGCTCGGGAGACACCCGCGTGGGCGCACTCGCGCGCGAGCTCGGCTACTCCTCGGAGAGCGCCTTCAGCACAGCTTTCAAGCGGCATGTCGGCGAGGCTCCGCTGGCGTACCGCACCCGGATGAGCGCGGCCTCGGCACAACGGAAGGCCTGA
- a CDS encoding MFS transporter yields the protein MISTIPAVGPAGRQTVQRLPLVTLIGLATIGFVLVAMETMPAGLLPVIAAGLNTSEGAVGLLVSAYALGTVIVTIPAISLTRRMRRKPLLLSALAGLILANSVTAMSTDVGLALLSRFVAGSFSGVLWGMLAAYGLKISPPRRGGLALAIVSTGAPIGFALGTPLGSWLGTTFDWRWAFAGLTMVALVAGTLLALVAPNAPGQTGRTRLPVLRVLRLPGIAVILAVIFAWMLAHNTIYTYISPYLRTTGSSLTVDVQLLFFGIASIGGIVLTGALLDRFPRALLHGSLMLFVTAAVILLVFHTSTPAIIGATIVWGATFGGASAQLQSFLTRAGGDESDVANSFLPVAFNVAIFVAGILGAGLLTVLDGLVLPIVMIVFGAAALLLTFYGRRTAFATE from the coding sequence GTGATCAGCACCATCCCTGCCGTCGGACCGGCCGGCCGCCAGACCGTGCAGCGGCTCCCACTCGTCACCCTCATCGGCCTCGCGACGATCGGGTTCGTGCTCGTGGCCATGGAGACGATGCCGGCCGGACTGCTGCCCGTCATCGCGGCCGGCCTGAACACCAGCGAGGGGGCCGTCGGGCTCCTCGTCAGCGCCTACGCCCTGGGCACCGTGATCGTCACCATCCCCGCGATCAGCCTGACCCGACGGATGCGCCGGAAGCCCCTGCTTCTCAGCGCGCTCGCCGGGCTCATCCTCGCCAACAGCGTCACCGCGATGTCCACAGACGTCGGCCTTGCGCTGCTCTCCCGTTTCGTCGCCGGCTCCTTCTCCGGGGTCCTTTGGGGAATGCTCGCCGCCTACGGACTCAAGATCAGCCCGCCCCGCAGGGGTGGTCTGGCGTTGGCGATCGTGTCGACCGGGGCACCCATCGGCTTCGCGTTGGGCACGCCTCTCGGGTCGTGGCTCGGTACGACGTTCGATTGGCGATGGGCCTTCGCCGGCCTCACCATGGTGGCACTCGTCGCCGGCACGCTCCTGGCACTTGTCGCCCCGAACGCCCCCGGCCAGACGGGCCGTACCCGGCTCCCGGTGCTCCGGGTGCTGCGCCTGCCGGGCATCGCCGTCATCCTCGCCGTCATCTTCGCGTGGATGCTCGCCCACAACACCATCTACACGTACATCTCGCCGTACCTGCGCACCACCGGCAGCAGCTTGACCGTCGATGTCCAGCTCCTGTTCTTCGGGATCGCCTCGATCGGGGGCATCGTCCTCACCGGAGCCCTTCTCGACCGCTTCCCGCGGGCGCTGCTGCACGGCAGCCTGATGCTGTTCGTGACCGCGGCAGTCATCCTTCTCGTCTTCCACACGTCGACCCCGGCCATCATCGGCGCCACCATCGTGTGGGGCGCCACCTTCGGCGGCGCGTCCGCGCAGCTTCAGTCCTTCCTGACCCGGGCCGGCGGCGACGAGTCGGATGTCGCGAACTCGTTCCTGCCCGTCGCGTTCAACGTGGCGATCTTCGTCGCCGGGATCCTCGGCGCGGGTCTCCTGACCGTGCTGGACGGTCTGGTCCTGCCGATCGTGATGATCGTCTTCGGGGCGGCAGCGCTCCTGCTGACGTTTTACGGTCGGCGCACCGCCTTCGCTACGGAATGA
- a CDS encoding helix-turn-helix transcriptional regulator, protein MDNQPEVREFLMSRRAKLTPELVGLSSGPNRRVAGLRRSEVATLAGVSVEYYAKLERGAIAGASSSVLDAIARALQLDDTERTHLFDLARAADGIPLSGRPRRRTAKSAVTRPSLQWALDTLTGAIAVVLDQHQNILATNELGRAFYSPVIGDGGRVPNLARFQFLDPASRDFYPDWDRFAGMCVAIMRTRAGRDPNDKGLQDLVGELSTRSDTFRQLWGAHDVRTHGAGTKRFNHPVVGELTLAYEELAITADPGLGMLIYTAEPGSPSAERLQLLASWAASSAVVES, encoded by the coding sequence ATGGACAATCAACCCGAGGTGCGCGAGTTCCTGATGTCACGGCGCGCGAAGCTCACCCCCGAGCTGGTCGGGCTCAGCTCCGGCCCCAACCGGCGCGTGGCTGGACTCCGCCGCAGCGAGGTGGCCACGCTGGCCGGTGTCAGCGTCGAGTACTACGCCAAGCTCGAGCGCGGCGCCATCGCCGGCGCATCCTCGTCGGTGCTTGACGCCATCGCCCGCGCGCTGCAGCTCGACGACACCGAACGGACCCACCTGTTCGACCTGGCCCGCGCGGCCGACGGCATCCCCCTCTCCGGACGCCCGCGCCGCCGCACGGCCAAGAGCGCCGTGACCCGGCCGAGCCTGCAGTGGGCGCTCGACACCCTCACCGGGGCCATCGCGGTGGTCCTGGACCAGCACCAGAACATCCTGGCGACCAACGAACTCGGCCGCGCGTTCTACTCCCCCGTCATCGGCGACGGCGGACGCGTTCCGAACCTCGCCCGGTTCCAGTTCCTGGACCCGGCCTCCCGCGACTTCTACCCAGACTGGGACCGCTTCGCCGGGATGTGTGTTGCGATCATGCGCACCCGGGCCGGACGCGACCCCAACGACAAGGGACTGCAGGACCTTGTCGGCGAGCTGTCCACTCGCAGCGATACCTTCCGGCAGCTGTGGGGCGCACACGATGTGCGCACCCACGGTGCCGGCACCAAACGCTTCAACCATCCCGTCGTCGGCGAGCTCACCCTCGCCTACGAAGAACTCGCGATCACCGCGGACCCCGGACTCGGCATGCTGATCTACACCGCCGAGCCCGGCTCCCCCAGCGCCGAACGACTGCAGCTTCTGGCCAGCTGGGCCGCCAGCAGCGCCGTCGTCGAGTCGTAG
- a CDS encoding alpha/beta hydrolase — MELIFVHGALVSDGQWWWQQSADLLRERTGIRSRALALPSCGETTPEQVAGGLIADAAALRRELDDVDEAIVVGHSYGGTVIAEAGRHPAVAHLLYVSSYLPEVGQSQGAILSGESDPVSIGAHDDGTLSLTGYDVSSFGARFLQDADAEIQQQAWQRLTAQAVGAFMTPTTVAGWEGIDSTYLVCGQDRSTSVELQRFHAARATRSVEIPTGHHPFITRPDLVVDQVEALLRP, encoded by the coding sequence ATGGAACTGATCTTCGTCCACGGCGCTCTAGTGAGCGACGGGCAGTGGTGGTGGCAGCAGAGCGCCGACCTGCTGCGGGAACGCACCGGCATCCGCAGCCGCGCGCTGGCGCTGCCGTCGTGCGGCGAGACCACGCCGGAGCAGGTCGCGGGTGGCTTGATCGCCGATGCTGCCGCGTTGCGTCGTGAATTGGACGATGTGGACGAGGCGATCGTGGTGGGACACTCCTACGGGGGCACCGTCATCGCCGAGGCCGGCCGGCATCCGGCTGTCGCGCACCTGCTCTACGTGTCCTCCTATCTCCCCGAGGTCGGTCAGTCCCAGGGCGCGATCCTGAGCGGCGAGAGCGACCCGGTGTCGATCGGAGCCCACGACGACGGAACCCTGAGCCTGACGGGTTACGACGTGAGCTCCTTCGGCGCCCGGTTCCTGCAGGATGCGGATGCCGAAATCCAGCAGCAGGCATGGCAGCGGCTGACGGCGCAGGCCGTCGGTGCGTTCATGACGCCGACCACCGTTGCAGGCTGGGAGGGGATCGACTCGACCTACCTCGTCTGCGGACAGGACCGCAGCACCTCGGTCGAGTTGCAGCGCTTCCATGCGGCTCGCGCCACCCGCTCCGTCGAGATCCCGACGGGCCACCATCCGTTCATCACCCGCCCAGATCTGGTCGTCGACCAGGTGGAGGCGCTCCTGCGGCCCTGA